In Cicer arietinum cultivar CDC Frontier isolate Library 1 chromosome 7, Cicar.CDCFrontier_v2.0, whole genome shotgun sequence, a single window of DNA contains:
- the LOC101496592 gene encoding uncharacterized protein — protein sequence MEAEKANAIQTHNLLPAISKTLRIFEIFIVLLLLTWTLTRLPLAVSISTAYLRNLAANPLFIFAVSNAIIAALLAQSGRFSNQNSDEHAGAGKLYREFMNSRIAVSDRDQPPSVEPPPVTAEVICHDKEVISETVPDRDAGVRSEFASYRRSQSEKWKGEAGKMQRRKQLRRSETEKLRETAKENLYPQDKLSNEEFQRAIDAFIAKQMRFLREESSAIVVHSTL from the coding sequence TTTCCAAAACCCTTCGCATTTTCGAAATCTTCATCGTCCTTCTCCTTCTCACGTGGACACTCACGCGCCTCCCTCTTGCCGTTTCAATCTCCACCGCTTACCTCCGCAACCTCGCCGCCAACCCTCTCTTCATCTTCGCCGTCTCCAACGCCATCATCGCCGCTCTCCTCGCACAATCCGGCCGTTTCTCCAACCAAAACTCCGACGAACATGCCGGTGCCGGTAAACTCTACCGCGAGTTCATGAATAGCCGCATAGCCGTTTCAGATCGCGACCAGCCTCCTTCCGTCGAACCTCCGCCGGTCACGGCAGAGGTTATTTGCCACGACAAGGAGGTTATCTCCGAGACGGTTCCGGATCGAGACGCCGGAGTGAGATCCGAGTTTGCGAGTTACCGCCGGAGTCAATCGGAGAAATGGAAGGGAGAAGCTGGGAAGATGCAACGGCGGAAACAGCTCCGGCGATCGGAAACAGAGAAGCTACGAGAAACCGCGAAAGAAAATTTGTACCCGCAGGATAAACTGAGCAATGAGGAGTTTCAACGCGCCATTGATGCGTTCATTGCGAAGCAAATGAGGTTTCTGCGAGAAGAATCATCCGCCATTGTTGTTCACAGTACTTTGTAG